In Pajaroellobacter abortibovis, the following are encoded in one genomic region:
- a CDS encoding two-component system sensor histidine kinase NtrB, whose amino-acid sequence MISLQSAWRESTVFYFLVGLYFAFLWAKSRKKSHYLIFSFLCFSLVEYLTTQAIAESAISPQEILKARWISHIGLAFAFTFIFHFTLAYKENFLPYQKYPKWIPYSVNLFLIFISCCSIFFYQHSNSQLFFQDLQWIHEQSPVDALDLCFYIFGLASSAFSLIYLSQSYLLGQQEVLPTVIGSMLLTVSLIQEIGRAFGILSQLSTLAVGWSVFILGAMMMFGQRSLLVVRELELSHEALKIKNRELKKAYDHLAILEQKLSHREQLAVVGELAAVIAHEVRNPLAIISNAVANLRKENLSKTDYSTLLSILDEETNRLNHLVKDLLCYARPINIQRTFFSLKDLIESGLRLAHPIDTIKVKFLVETSYSYLWGDPNHLRQVFDNLIKNAVQAMQYGGTLTIYIRTASQEKASGIAIDIVDTGEGMDTQIRSRALDPFFTTRPSGTGLGLTIVNRIIEAHGGQLLIDSYTGAGTKVTVFLPFGSENSPPNSQPLID is encoded by the coding sequence GTGATTTCACTACAAAGTGCTTGGAGAGAAAGCACTGTCTTTTATTTTCTTGTAGGTCTTTATTTTGCCTTTCTATGGGCCAAGTCTCGCAAAAAATCTCATTATCTAATTTTTTCTTTCTTATGTTTTTCACTCGTAGAATACTTAACCACACAAGCTATTGCCGAATCAGCCATCTCGCCCCAAGAGATACTAAAAGCACGATGGATTAGCCATATTGGGCTTGCTTTCGCATTCACTTTCATATTTCATTTTACTCTTGCCTATAAAGAAAATTTTTTACCTTATCAAAAATATCCAAAATGGATTCCTTATTCTGTTAATCTTTTTTTAATTTTTATTAGTTGTTGTTCCATTTTTTTTTATCAACATTCGAACAGTCAGCTTTTTTTTCAAGATCTACAATGGATCCATGAGCAATCACCTGTCGATGCACTCGATCTTTGTTTCTATATTTTTGGCCTCGCTTCAAGCGCATTTTCGCTCATCTACCTGTCCCAGTCCTATTTATTAGGGCAACAAGAGGTCTTACCCACAGTTATCGGTTCAATGCTATTAACCGTTTCTTTGATTCAGGAAATTGGGAGAGCATTTGGAATCCTTTCTCAATTATCCACTTTAGCAGTAGGATGGTCAGTTTTTATACTCGGAGCGATGATGATGTTTGGACAGCGTTCCCTTCTTGTCGTTCGAGAGCTTGAATTATCCCATGAAGCGTTAAAAATAAAGAATAGAGAGCTAAAAAAAGCATACGATCATCTCGCTATACTCGAGCAAAAGCTATCTCATCGGGAACAACTCGCTGTTGTCGGTGAATTGGCCGCAGTTATTGCTCATGAAGTTCGAAATCCACTGGCCATCATCAGCAATGCGGTTGCCAATTTAAGAAAAGAAAATCTTTCTAAGACAGACTATTCCACGCTTCTTTCCATTCTTGATGAGGAAACTAACCGGCTCAATCATCTCGTAAAAGATCTTTTGTGTTATGCGCGTCCTATCAATATTCAGAGGACGTTTTTCTCCTTAAAAGATCTTATCGAATCCGGACTACGACTAGCCCATCCAATCGACACCATTAAGGTAAAATTCCTAGTAGAAACCTCTTATTCTTATCTTTGGGGCGATCCAAATCATCTGCGTCAAGTGTTTGATAACCTTATTAAAAATGCTGTGCAAGCGATGCAATATGGAGGAACTCTCACCATTTATATACGCACTGCCTCACAAGAAAAAGCGTCAGGGATTGCGATCGATATCGTGGATACGGGAGAAGGAATGGATACCCAGATTAGGTCAAGGGCGCTCGATCCATTTTTTACAACCCGACCGAGTGGGACAGGACTCGGTTTAACTATCGTAAATCGCATTATTGAAGCTCATGGCGGACAGTTGTTAATCGATAGCTATACAGGAGCAGGAACCAAGGTCACTGTATTTTTACCTTTTGGATCCGAGAATAGCCCCCCTAACAGTCAGCCCTTGATCGATTGA